A region of the Cyprinus carpio isolate SPL01 chromosome A14, ASM1834038v1, whole genome shotgun sequence genome:
TAAACTTATCTCATAGATCTGTCACGTATAAATAAACAGATGACGCAAACACAGTCAGCATCAATGAAGAGATGCGACCAAAACAAACCCACCTACATATTATTCCACGGTATAATGAATTAGCAGCAAGTGTAACTGTCTTGATAAACTATCCTACAGTATGCATGAGTGATCTGTCATACACACGGCCCGATGGTTCATATTTGGGTAATATCTCGCTCGTACCCGTGATGCCTCCTCCGCGCCCGTGTCCCTTCCTCCGCTGCAGAATGAAATACGGATTCGCCCGCTCGCTCACCCACAGCGCGTTGGCGAGTAACACCTCCTCCGGGGTGATCCACATGGCTCCACGGGCACTTTCACTCTCTAGATGCGGTAAATGTGTGAGTTTTGATCATGCCAGAATGGACGGGACTCAGCCGATGTTTGTCTGCATGAGCCGCCCAACTCACTGCAGGCGAAACCAGCCACCGTGGAGCCAAAATGACCTCAAGAGCTAGCggaacttcaaaataaaagtctttagcACCATcgataatacaatttattattattattattcattattattattatttatatcgtattttatatattttgtttttaagtgtgctctgtatatatatttgattgaACTTGTGTCCCACAGCAGCAATAAAATaggtttaaaaatttttttttttttttttacatttatttattttctgactgTTTTCTATCTGTGCTGTTTGGCAAATAATCAGTTACTCGCTCTCACGGTTGTTTTCGGAAGTTTACAAACTTGAATATGTGTAGGTACCCTTAAAatgttaaagttattttttttcccggttaatatgttattttactacattaattaaaatgtgtttaacgcaaatttaagattattttttaaaaacatttatatagtcAGTTTCATTCCGCTTTGTACTCATCTGCTGTGAGCTGTACTGACCGACCTAGTTttcactataaataaaataatctccaTATAATTCAGTATAGAACATTTTTTTGGAATGCTATTTATTGTAGTGCCATGCATATAAACTTGATCTGACTTGAACATATTTCTTTTCAGATTCATACATTACTTTAATAGCAGATTGGAAATAAAGATATATGCTTTAAACGtaatccaaataaatattttcaaaataaaagtaaaatatgttaCGTTTACGATATACAACCCAATTATTTAACGTAGGAAATAACACGTTGCCTTTGTAATATCACACAATCACAGTATTTTATTCAGGCGCCTCCAATCATCAGTTcaccttgacaaaaaaaaaaaaaaatattatggtctATCATGGTCTTTACATGCAGTGCACATTTATGCCCACTTTGTGGCAGtattgtaagcaaaaaaaaaaaaaaaaaaaaaaaaaaaaaaaaaaaaaaacaagaggttCAAATGAAAATCAGATGAGCATTTGAaggatatatagatataaaatattataccAATGTACTTAAAAACAACATCTTGGTATTACCATCTGTACTTGTTACCTTTCTATCAAACAATgaaaagactatattatttaaaaaaaataaaataataataatatacaaatccAAATATGTAGGCtatactgaatgaatgaatgaatgaatgattaaataaataaataataaaccaatTTTTCCTAGAGAATTTAGTCctgaatttatgtatttactcCTTTTTTTAGGCATTTTATGTAATCATATATTAGACTTAATCATTTCTACATTtccaatttaaatttattttgtataaaccagacaaatagtaaataataataataaaaaaaatacttttttaaaacttttactttcacatttccattaatttttttcagctcGTGAAATATTACGCACATTTTCAGAACCGCACTCATAACATCATGTACCAAAGAATATTTTTTCGTAAAACATTTCCAGCCTACTTGAATAGAAAACAACTCAAGCATCTTCAGAGTAaacaatatataatgaaaataaaaaaaaaagatttcaattctttttgaaaaatgaattatGCCTCAGATATCAAAGATACATGAGCTCACTGTTAACATGTTCTCCTTCACTGACACCTGTAATGATCTCTGTGTCAGACTGAAGCACCAAAAACACCAGATCAAGAGCTCTCCTCCAGGCTTCAGACTTCACAGTCAGGTTATCATACACACCAGCTCCATCTGTATCCCCTGATATGGCTTCTCCCTCTTTATAAAGCCTCATCCGATGTGCAATAGCCGTCCAAGCCTCTGCTTTAGACTCCACCGAGCCGCTGTTCAGCATCAAAGTGGAGACGTAATCCATCCAGGCTTCGGCCATCAGCTCCAGCACCACACTTTCCTGTGGGTTTTCCATCTCTGTCTGCCTGGATTGATGAAGCTGCTGGATGCAAAGGAGCTCGGTGGCTCCTGCGCCATGCAGCAACTTCCCATCTGTGAGCGCTTGGTGCAACCGATGAGCACAGCTCCAGAACTGATCCTCCAAGCTTTGTACTTTAGCAGATACAGAGCTGCATATGACCGCCGTGACCAGAGATGTGCTTACAGTCACAATGCTGACCGCGACTAAATCATTTTTTCCACTGAAATCTCTCCATGGACTGACTGTAACACCCCGTCCCACGCAGTTCTCGTCAATCTGTGTGACGTATGAAACCGTGATGGCGCCTGTGCgtgtgctgaagtcattcaaaACGCTGCTTTTAACACCTTCGACAACCAGCACGTTTGCACCGAGAACTCTGTCTTTGAGTTTCACTCCAGCCGAGCCGCTCACAAGCACAACATCAATGCTGAGTTCATGCAGTTTTCGTAATGCATCCTCAAGCCAACGCTCTTCCAGACTCACGCTTGACATGTTAGCACGATCTGTGATGTGCACGACATTCGCAGGCCTGTTGAAACCCACGTGGCGATACTTCTCGCACAAATCGCCGTTCACCAAAGCGATATTTAACGCCTGACCCTGAAGGCACCGAACCACAGAGGCCTGTTCGACTGACAGCAATGTGACAAAGCCACGTAACACACATGATTCCTCCTCAGACATGCCTGGAATGAGGCACGTGACCAGCTTTTGAATATCCAAAGATCTGTTTTGTGCATCTTCTGTGATTTTGGATTGCAACTTGCATGCTTTTAAAACTAAACGCATGGAGGAGTCGCATCCGTGGCTGACGGCTTGTGCTATGCGACTCACGTCATTcagagctgtttgtgtgttttcagtctgTGAATTAAAGTGTCTGCTGTGTTTGAGTGTCAACCTGAGATTCTGAGAGAGTTTAACATCCACGTTCTGCATCTCTGAGTCCTGATTTTCAGATTTAAGAGCTGAAGTAGGTTTGAGCTCCTTTAGTTTCTGGCAAGAAACTTCTTCCACACTTACAGCTGATTGATTGCATACCTCCAAACACACATCCAGTCCTTCCTCATGGCTGTTTTGATATCTAACACAGTTATTCCTCTGTTTAGACACTCTAAAGCAACTCTACTCCAGACTCCGGCTAGAAACACCAGCGCACCCGTGCCAGAGTGGAAGACCTTCTGCTGTGCCTGTATCATCTCATGTAGCAGTTGTCCGACTGAGCCGTCCAGCTCGATATGCTCAAGCAGACGGGAACAGGAGCTGACCAACACAGCATCCCCGGCGTCTTCATCCAGGATGAACTTGGGCCGTTTGTTGGGGCCCAGAAAGCCGTGTGTGGTGGCAGCTAGGGCCTCTAACTGCTGGAGTCCGATGTGGCAGCGCTGAGGGACAGTGGCACTTCCAGACATCTGTGAATAAGGAATAAAAAGATGCTGGTTAGTTGTGATTTAGCTGTGTGTTCTGATAGGGTTGGACTGCAGGCAGAAGGAAAAAAACATGGTAATTaaccatatagaaaaaaaaagataataaataatattaaaattcaaataagtaaataatatttttgtactccTTTATTAGACTTAATTtggaaatgtataatttacatgttttttagtattaaaaatctgaccaaaaaaataaataaataaaaaattacaatcttCCATGTTCCAttctattttacttttatttaacattttcatttttttttcacagacgtTATGTAAATATTTAGGACAGCACACATATATTGTTATTAATTcgattaattatattattaattatttattatttagatgtGTGTCGTGAAGAGGTTTTGGGCATAAGGAAAAACAACgctaaatgcaatacattttaaaaatgcatatacttACATATTTAGGGTAGCAAAATAAATATCAACTTTTAAAAGTAAGTAGAAAATGTCTGCGATATCTTCCGATCAAACTCGATAATATTTTCCCAGTTACTTGGATCAAAAGTTTCATTTGAACATTGTGTCGTGTGATGAATTATTGGCTGCCGAGAGCATGAaactttcaaaatataaattttctattataattttgGTATGTTTTTAGTCTACCGTAAGATCAATAATATATGCCTTTTaagccatttttaataaaataaatggatgtGGATGCTGCACACACTTTTCACAGATTATTGTATTTAGATTACatgcataaaatatgcataaatcaaGTTGACAAAGGCATCAAACGCTGCTatattagataaataaaataaaccgaaTCTTTCTGTGTGTCATAATAATGGTCGAGGTTATGCGGTCTTACTAGCAAATTAGCTTCTGTTGTATTTTATGCAGGCAAAACAAAGCATTGAATCTGTCTGGGTATCATTTGGATCACGTTTCAAGTCAAATTCGGGTCATATATCCTAACGCTGTCCTAATCAAACCGAGTCTACAAACCTTCACCGCTGAGCTGCATTGTTTACGTAGTGGGTCCATATTCTGAAATGCGCGTGCGCACTGGACTGCCCTACGCTTGCTTACGGGCTCGTTGCTAAGAGACGGACGCCAAACGACGCAAACCGTCAACGACTTATGACATACCGCGGCCGCTCATGTTTGATTGGTAGAATTCGTACTAGAAAGAGAGGCTTCACCTGCTATTGGATCAATCTGCTGTCAATCACTCAGAGGTCACGCCCATCCAAACGCCCTCAAGGAAACCTACGACACTACTGACAGCGTTTCCTACTCTTGTTTACTAACATTTCACGCACGCTGCAAAGCTGTGGTTTGATTCTGCTCAAACTGTCGAGAtggtaagtaaagattatgtaacttttaaaactttgtcGAATGAATTAATGTTTGCAGAAACGTAAGAAGAGTAACGTATATACTATGGTTGTTAGCCTAAGCTGTTAGCCTGTTGGTGTTATTGTTATGGAAACCAGCAGAGACAGTCATTAGCTTCATTTGTTGAGATgaaaaactttaatttatataatggGTAAATCACTTTTATTGAGGTAAACATAGAAAGTGTTATTCTCTACATTAACTAACGTTATATGTGCTTGCTTGAATCTAATTAATTGAACTGAAGTTTTGTAAATCTACGTGATTATGAAACTAATCCTGCTCTTAAAGTCTCCCACCAAATACAGATTAACCTGTGAATAACTTACTTAAACGTGATTTAATTAACTAACCTTTATTTATCCTTACAGGAGAAGAAAATGCATTGTTGCAGGAGCAAAATAgtacaggaatatatatatatatatatatataatatatatatatatatatatatatatatatatatatatagtattatatatgaGTTCAATTCATATTCTGAATTTCTGATTTttatgtgacgtgacatacagccaagtatggtaacccattctcagaattcatgctctgcatttaacccatccaaagtgcacacacacaccgtgaacacacacccggagcagtgggcagccatttatgctgctgcgcctggggagcagttgggggttcggtgccttgctcaagggcccctcagactcaaacccacaaccttagggttaggagtcaaactctctaaccactaggccacgacttccccatgtaCTTcgaacaaaacacaataaacagtaaaaatatggtaataaaaataaataatgtaaaaataggaaaataaataaaggaataaataacttgataaaacaaatacaattcatccaattaagtatatttttgtattacttttttaattttttaattattttatatatttatttttaactttattttttattctttcatttaaatgcatccatttatttttaactttatttattccCATGtgaatttatttccatatttactCATTTATACATTAGTGCAACATGGAAATGAGGTATGTGGAGCTTTCAGAGCTCCAGTGCATTGAGAGATTACATATACAGaagattttataaaacatataagaAACCCATGCTGACACCCCCTGGTGGAAGCATGGCTGAATCTCTCTTTCTGCTTTTATTTCCAAGGCTTCCAGCTTCAGGAAACCCAGTGCCACTACGAACCAGCGGAAGAAAGCAGGTCCCAAACCTGAACTGACAGAGGAACAGAGGCAGGAGATCAAAGAGGCGTTCGATCTGTTTGACACAGACGGCTCTGGAAACATAGATGTAAAGGAACTGAAGGTAAAAAGGGTTCGTGACCTGTAGCCCTAATGTCATATTAGATAAAAGCCCAGAGAAAACATCTAAACTAAATCTAGGAATGACTTAATTGTAAAATCCCATCTGAGTAACTAATCTTACTCCTTACCTACTTCTAGCTAATGTTAACAGGAATTTTAATATACACAGgcataatataaatttaaacagactgttattactttttaacacaaatgagaataatttattaacccaaatatcaaatatatataaaaaaactattctaCATATACACAggcataatttatatttatccttaaatgtaatttcatgcaattaaaggaatagttcactcaaaaattaaaatgtgctaaaaaaataaaataaaataaattactcatcctcaggaCATCCTTAATGCAGATCAGTttatttcttcatgggaacagatttggagaaatgtagcattacatcacttgctcaccaatggatcctctgtagtgaatgggtgccgtcagaatgagagtccgaacatctgataaaaacatcacaataatccgcaagtaatccacaccactccagtacatcaattaacatattgttaagtaaaaagctgcgtgtttgaaagaaacaaatccatctttaaagggatagttcaccccgtcatttgctcaccctcaagccatcctaggtgtatatgactatcttctttcagacaaatacaatctgagttatataaaaaatattctggctcttccaagctttataatggcagtgaatgggggttgagattttgaagcccaataaagtgcatccatctatcataaaaagtgctccacacggctccaaGGGgggaataaaggccttctgaagcgaagcAATGCGTTggtataagaaaaatatccatatttaaaactttataggCCATAATCTCTCGCTTCCGTTAACTGCTG
Encoded here:
- the bbs12 gene encoding LOW QUALITY PROTEIN: Bardet-Biedl syndrome 12 protein (The sequence of the model RefSeq protein was modified relative to this genomic sequence to represent the inferred CDS: inserted 1 base in 1 codon); this encodes MDPLRKQCSSAVKMSGSATVPQRCHIGLQQLEALAATTHGFLGPNKRPKFILDEDAGDAVLVSSCSRLLEHIELDGSVGQLLHEMIQAQQKVFHSGTGALVFLAGVWSRVALECLNRGITVLDIKTAMXEGLDVCLEVCNQSAVSVEEVSCQKLKELKPTSALKSENQDSEMQNVDVKLSQNLRLTLKHSRHFNSQTENTQTALNDVSRIAQAVSHGCDSSMRLVLKACKLQSKITEDAQNRSLDIQKLVTCLIPGMSEEESCVLRGFVTLLSVEQASVVRCLQGQALNIALVNGDLCEKYRHVGFNRPANVVHITDRANMSSVSLEERWLEDALRKLHELSIDVVLVSGSAGVKLKDRVLGANVLVVEGVKSSVLNDFSTRTGAITVSYVTQIDENCVGRGVTVSPWRDFSGKNDLVAVSIVTVSTSLVTAVICSSVSAKVQSLEDQFWSCAHRLHQALTDGKLLHGAGATELLCIQQLHQSRQTEMENPQESVVLELMAEAWMDYVSTLMLNSGSVESKAEAWTAIAHRMRLYKEGEAISGDTDGAGVYDNLTVKSEAWRRALDLVFLVLQSDTEIITGVSEGEHVNSELMYL